The genomic stretch ACACATAGCTACCCAGCGATGCTCCTGGCGGAACAACTGGTACACCAGCGGTGTGTCCATCCCGGTCCTCTCGTACTAAGGACAGCTCCTCTCAAATTTCCTGCGCCCGCGACGGATAGGGACCGAACTGTCTCACGACGTTCTGAACCCAGCTCGCGTGCCGCTTTAATGGGCGAACAGCCCAACCCTTGGGACCGACTACAGCCCCAGGATGCGACGAGCCGACATCGAGGTGCCAAACCTCCCCGTCGATGTGGACTCTTGGGGGAGATAAGCCTGTTATCCCCGGGGTAGCTTTTATCCGTTGAGCGATGGCCCTTCCATGCGGAACCACCGGATCACTAAGCCCGACTTTCGTCCCTGCTCGACTTGTCAGTCTCGCAGTCAAGCTCCCTTGTGCCTTTACACTCTGCGAATGATTTCCATCCATTCTGAGGGAACCTTTGGGCGCCTCCGTTACTCTTTAGGAGGCGACCGCCCCAGTCAAACTGCCCACCTGACACTGTCTCCCCACGCGCTAAGCGTGGCGGGTTAGAATGGTCATACAGCCAGGGTAGTATCCCACCATTGCCTCCTCGTATGCTAGCGCACACGTCTCTTCGGCTCCTACCTATCCTGTACAAGCGGTACAAACATTCCATATCAGGTTGCAGTAAAGCTCCACGGGGTCTTTCCGTCCTGTCGCGGGTAACCTGCATCTTCACAGGTACTATAATTTCACCGAGTCTCTCGTTGAGACAGTGCCCAGATCGTTGCGCCTTTCGTGCGGGTCGGAACTTACCCGACAAGGAATTTCGCTACCTTAGGACCGTTATAGTTACGGCCGCCGTTTACTGGGGCTTCAATTCGTACCTTCGCCGAAGCTAAGCACTCCTCTTAACCTTCCAGCACCGGGCAGGCGTCAGCCCCTATACGTCACCTTACGGTTTTGCAGAGACCTGTGTTTTTGCTAAACAGTCGCCTGGGCCTATTCACTGCGGCTCTCTCGGGCTTGCACCCTAATAGAGCACCCCTTCTCCCGAAGTTACGGGGTCATTTTGCCGAGTTCCTTAACGAGAGTTCTCTCGCTCACCTTAGGATTCTCTCCTCATCTACCTGTGTCGGTTTGCGGTACGGGCAGTACTACTCTTCCTAGAGGCTTTTCTTGACAGCGTGAAATCAGGAACTTCCGTACTTAATTTCCTTCCCCATCACAGCTCATGCTTCGCGAGAAGCGGATTTGCCTACTTCTCACACTCACTGCTTGGACGCACATTTCCATTCGTGCGATTCCCTATCCTTCTGTGTCACCCCATCGGTTAAACAATTAGCACTGGTACAGGAATCTCTACCTGTTGTCCATCGCCTACGCCTATCGGCCTCGGCTTAGGTCCCGACTAACCCTGAGCGGACGAGCCTTCCTCAGGAAACCTTAGATATTCGGTGGAAGGGATTCTCACCCTTCTTTCGCTACTCATACCGGCATTCTCACTTCTAAGCGCTCCACCAGTCCTTCCGGTCTGACTTCACCGCCCTTAGAACGCTCTCCTACCACGAACCTCTAAAGAGGTTCATCCACAGTTTCGGTAATATGTTTAGCCCCGGTACATTTTCGGCGCGGGGTCACTCGACCAGTGAGCTATTACGCACTCTTTCAATGGTGGCTGCTTCTAAGCCAACATCCTGGTTGTCTAAGCAACCCCACATCCTTTTCCACTTAACATATATTTGGGGACCTTAACTGGTGGTCTGGGCTGTTTCCCTTTCGACTACGGATCTTATCACTCGCAGTCTGACTCCCGAGTATAAGTACATGGCATTCGGAGTTTATCTGAATTCGGTAACCCGAGAAGGGCCCCTAGTCCAAACAGTGCTCTACCTCCATGACTCTTTACCTCGAGGCTAGCCCTAAAGCTATTTCGGAGAGAACCAGCTATCTCCAAGTTCGATTGGAATTTCTCCGCTACCCACACCTCATCCCCGCACTTTTCAACGTGCGTGGGTTCGGACCTCCAGTAAGTATTACCTTACCTTCATCCTGGACATGGGTAGATCACCTGGTTTCGGGTCTACGACCTGTTACTTATGCGCCCTATTCAGACTCGCTTTCGCTACGGCTCCGCTTTTTCCGCTTAACCTTGCAACAAATCGTAACTCGCCGGTTCATTCTACAAAAGGCACGCTATCACCCATTAACGGGCTCTAACTACTTGTAGGCACACGGTTTCAGGAACTGTTTCACTCCCCTTCCGGGGTGCTTTTCACCTTTCCCTCACGGTACTGGTTCACTATCGGTCACTAGGGAGTATTTAGCCTTGGGAGATGGTCCTCCCGGATTCCGACGGAATTTCACGTGTTCCGCCGTACTCAGGATCCACTCTGGAGGGAAAGCCATTTCAACTACCGGGCTGTTACCGTCTTTGGCGGGCCTTTCCAGACCGCTTCATTTATAACTTTCTTTTGTAACTCCGTATAGAGTGTCCTACAACCCCAAGAAGCAAGCTTCTTGGTTTGGGCTCTTTCCGTTTCGCTCGCCGCTACTCAGGAAATCGATTTTTCTTTCTCTTCCTCCAGGTACTTAGATGTTTCAGTTCCCTGGGTCTGCCTTCCTCACGCTATGTATTCACGTAAGGATACTATCCGACTAAAGATAGTGGGTTCCCCCATTCGGAAATCTCTGGATCAACGCTTACGTACAGCTCCCCAAAGCATATCGGTGTTAGTCCCGTCCTTCTTCGGCTCCTAGTGCCAAGGCATCCACCGTGCGCCCTTTCTAACTTAACCAATTTACTTCTACGAAGTAAAGGTTGTTTTTCTGATTTTCCGTATCAGCGATGATACTTCCAATCAGATGAAAGATTCACTTTCAGATGATTCTCGGTTACTTGTGTCATAAATAATAAATTATCTATGCTAACTTTACTAACTTTCTTATCTAGTTTTCAAAGAACAAACATACTGAGAAGTACTAACCTCTCAAAAACTAACAAATAGAGAAGAACGAAAACTCACAGGTTTCCTTTTCCTTAGAAAGGAGGTGATCCAGCCGCACCTTCCGATACGGCTACCTTGTTACGACTTCACCCCAATTATCTGTCCCACCTTCGGCGGCTGGCTCCATAAAGGTTACCCTACCGACTTCGGGTGTTACAAACTCTCGTGGTGTGACGGGCGGTGTGTACAAGGCCCGGGAACGTATTCACCGTGGCATGCTGATCCACGATTACTAGCGATTCCGGCTTCATGTAGGCGAGTTGCAGCCTACAATCCGAACTGAGAATAGTTTTATGGGATTAGCTCCACCTCGCGGCTTCGCGACCCTTTGTACTATCCATTGTAGCACGTGTGTAGCCCAGGTCATAAGGGGCATGATGATTTGACGTCATCCCCACCTTCCTCCGGCTTGCACCGGCAGTCACTTTAGAGTGCCCAACTAAATGCTGGCAACTAAAATCAAGGGTTGCGCTCGTTGCGGGACTTAACCCAACATCTCACGACACGAGCTGACGACAACCATGCACCACCTGTCACTTTGTCCCCGAAGGGAAAGCTCTGTCTCCAGAGTGGTCAAAGGATGTCAAGACCTGGTAAGGTTCTTCGCGTTGCTTCGAATTAAACCACATGCTCCACCGCTTGTGCGGGCCCCCGTCAATTCCTTTGAGTTTCAACCTTGCGGTCGTACTCCCCAGGCGGAGTGCTTAATGCGTTAGCTGCAGCACTAAGGGGCGGAAACCCCCTAACACTTAGCACTCATCGTTTACGGCGTGGACTACCAGGGTATCTAATCCTGTTTGCTCCCCACGCTTTCGCGCCTCAGCGTCAGTTACAGACCAGAGAGTCGCCTTCGCCACTGGTGTTCCTCCACATATCTACGCATTTCACCGCTACACGTGGAATTCCACTCTCCTCTTCTGCACTCCAGTCTTCCAGTTTCCAATGACCCTCCCCGGTTAAGCCGGGGGCTTTCACATCAGACTTAAAAGACCGCCTGCGCGCGCTTTACGCCCAATAAATCCGGACAACGCTTGCCACCTACGTATTACCGCGGCTGCTGGCACGTAGTTAGCCGTGGCTTTCTGGTTAGATACCGTCAAGGGACAAGCAGTTACTCTTATCCTTGTTCTTCTCTAACAACAGTACTTTACGATCCGAAAACCTTCTTCATACACGCGGCGTTGCTCCGTCAGACTTTCGTCCATTGCGGAAGATTCCCTACTGCTGCCTCCCGTAGGAGTCTGGGCCGTGTCTCAGTCCCAGTGTGGCCGATCACCCTCTCAGGTCGGCTATGCATCGTTGCCTTGGTAGGCCATTACCCTACCAACTAGCTAATGCACCGCGGGCCCATCTGTAAGCGATAGCCGAAACCATCTTTCAAAAGCGTGGCATGCGCCACACTTTATCATTCGGTATTAGCCCCGGTTTCCCGGAGTTATCCCCAACTTACAGGCAGGTTGCCCACGTGTTACTCACCCGTCCGCCACTAACTTTGGAAGAGCAAGCTCTTCCTCCGTTCGTTCGACTTGCATGTATTAGGCACGCCGCCAGCGTTCGTCCTGAGCCAGGATCAAACTCTCTTTAAAATATAAATTGAATTTGAATACTTATTCAACACCGTGAATAAGATTCCTTGCGTCAAATTGACTTCGCTAGCAATTAAATTACTAGTTTGTTTTGTTGAAAACAGCTTTCTGTTTTCTGCCCTGCGATTACCAGTGAGACTTTACGTCTCATTGCTTTTCGTCTTCTTCTTTGTTCAGTTTTCAAAGGTCAGTTGCTTTGTTAACGCAACTTTTAAATCTTACCATAAAGTTGAAATCACGTCAACAACTATTTTTAAAATGTTTTTGATGAATTAATTTGTATCAATTCAGCTTTATCATTATATAACAGCTTTATATTAAATACAAGCCTTTTAAGTTATATTTTTAATTCTTTCTCTAGTGCATGTATAAATTCCTGCATAATTTTTTGTTTTTCTCCTGCAAGTTCCCGACCAGTCTTTGTTTTTAGCTGTTTTTGAATTAGGAGCAATTTATCGTAAAAGTGTTGTAATGTGGTATTTTCCGGATGATCTCGATTAGCGATTTCTCTATTGTGCGCCCCTCCGTATGTAAATGTTCTAGCTATACCAATTGCACCAATTGCATCTAAGCGGTCTGCATCTTGAACTATTTTTTCTTCTATTGTAGAAGCTTGGGTAGGATTTTTCCCATTTTTAAATGAGACTGATTGGATGATTCGGATGATTTTACTGATTATCTCTTCAGGTATTTCTTTTCCTTTCATCCAATGCGTGATTACTTCTGTTGCTTGTGCTGGATCTGATGTTAGTTTGCTATCATTATAGTCGTGAAACAATGCTGCTAATTCGATTGCAAATTTATCTCCGCCTTCTGTTGCTTGGATTTGTTTACTTAAATGCCAGACTCGTTTAATATGTTCCCAGTCGTGTCCAGTAGTTTCCTTTTCGAAATGGGATTGCATCCATTTTTGCGCTGCAATTATTATTTCTTCTTGCTTCATCATTAGTATTGGCTCCTTTTTTACGTTATTTTCATGTACAATAGTAGAAAATGGAAATGGGGTATTCGATGTTTGCTTTTGAGAATGTTTGTTTAAAGCGTGATAATAAAATGATTTTATCGGATATTAATTGGGTGGTTAATGATAAGGAAAACTGGGCAATACTCGGACTAAACGGTTCTGGAAAAACAACTTTGTTGCAACTTTTAAATGGGTATCTTTGGCCTAGCAGTGGAAATCTTCAAGTACTTGGGCATGTTTTTGGACAGACCTCTTTGCCAGAGTTACGTAAATCGATTGGTTGGGTTAGTAATGCGCTTGATCATCAGCTGAAAGAGTATGAGTTCAGCGAGCAAATTGTACTTAGTGGGAAATTTGCAAGTATTGGCATTTATGAGAAAGTCACTACTGCGGAGATTGACCAAGCGAAAAAGCTGCTTACCGATTGTGGCGGTAGCACACTTATTGGAAAGCCGTATAAAATTTTATCGCAAGGAGAGCGTCAAATTGTTTTAATTGCACGTGCTTTAATGGCAAGTCCTAAGTTACTTATTTTAGATGAACCTTGTAATGGGCTTGATCTATTTGCAAAGGAGCGCTTATTAGAAAGAATTAAGAAGATTGCGGAACTGCCAGAATCCCCAACGATGCTTTTTGTTACTCACCATACGGAAGAAATTCTTCCCTGCTTCGATAATATCATTTTACTGCGTGACGGGGAAATAACTCATCACGGAAAAACAGAAAATCTTTTGACAGAGGAAGTTCTTCAAGATTTTTATCAAAAGCCAGTAGAATTAATTCGGATAAAAGACGGCTCCATTGCAGTCTATCCGAAGTAAATGGTATAGTTAGAATACGAAAAATGCGTATGTAGAGGGGCGAAATGTTTTGTATGAAACGATGATTGCAAAAGCAGGTGTACGTGAGCTTCTCGGGATGGATACTAGTCTGATTTATGGTTCATTTGCTTATAAAATGGAAGGCGAATGGATGGATTTAACGGGACTTTGGATTTCAAATGCAGATGCGTTGATTTTTTATCTAGAAAATGAAGATGTCTACTTACTGAAGAAATTCGATTATGAAAGAATAGAAAAAGTAGAACAAAAAGTAAGTATCCTTTCCATGACGAAAAAATTGATTTTACATCTTAATAATAAAGAAAGCTATACGTTACTTGTTGCAAACGGCGAAGCAAAGGTCTTTACTGCTAGGGTAAATGAGCGCATAGAAAAAGTGAGTCTAGGATGAACTAGACTCACTTTTTTTACT from Listeria monocytogenes ATCC 19117 encodes the following:
- a CDS encoding ABC transporter ATP-binding protein: MFAFENVCLKRDNKMILSDINWVVNDKENWAILGLNGSGKTTLLQLLNGYLWPSSGNLQVLGHVFGQTSLPELRKSIGWVSNALDHQLKEYEFSEQIVLSGKFASIGIYEKVTTAEIDQAKKLLTDCGGSTLIGKPYKILSQGERQIVLIARALMASPKLLILDEPCNGLDLFAKERLLERIKKIAELPESPTMLFVTHHTEEILPCFDNIILLRDGEITHHGKTENLLTEEVLQDFYQKPVELIRIKDGSIAVYPK
- a CDS encoding HD domain-containing protein; translated protein: MKQEEIIIAAQKWMQSHFEKETTGHDWEHIKRVWHLSKQIQATEGGDKFAIELAALFHDYNDSKLTSDPAQATEVITHWMKGKEIPEEIISKIIRIIQSVSFKNGKNPTQASTIEEKIVQDADRLDAIGAIGIARTFTYGGAHNREIANRDHPENTTLQHFYDKLLLIQKQLKTKTGRELAGEKQKIMQEFIHALEKELKI